A window of the Alkalidesulfovibrio alkalitolerans DSM 16529 genome harbors these coding sequences:
- a CDS encoding cofactor-independent phosphoglycerate mutase, with product MKFVVCIADGMGDWPVESLGGKTPLMAADTPIMDRLAREGIVGLCRTVPHGMPPGSDVANMSLLGFDPATHHTGRGPIEAAAQGLDTEPDDLIWRLNLVTTDGFDENGVMRDYSAGHIATDAAAELIAALKKRLDDETFTLHPGVQYRHLLVQRGGAATADAGLTIRPPHDITDQGIAPDLTEYAKSPALWRIVREASEILRSMSGNATRANAVWPWGQGRSLALPRFEAAFGLKGAVISAVDLVRGLGRASGMEVIEVPGATGLLDTNYAGKVEAALRFLERGDFVYVHLEGPDECGHGGDVAGKVEAIRRFDALVLDPLTRALWDEEAVFLTTCDHLTPLALRTHHAAPVPFALSWKGCSRPSSVSAFNEDTAKATGLLVDPGHTLLSRALAWHVDGQG from the coding sequence ATGAAGTTCGTGGTCTGCATCGCCGACGGCATGGGCGACTGGCCCGTGGAATCTCTGGGTGGCAAGACGCCGCTCATGGCCGCCGACACCCCGATCATGGACCGGCTGGCCCGGGAAGGAATCGTGGGGCTTTGCCGCACCGTGCCCCACGGCATGCCGCCGGGCTCGGACGTAGCCAACATGTCGCTTCTGGGCTTTGACCCCGCCACGCACCATACCGGGCGCGGCCCCATCGAGGCTGCGGCGCAGGGACTCGACACCGAGCCCGACGACCTCATCTGGCGGCTGAACCTGGTGACCACGGACGGATTCGACGAGAACGGCGTGATGCGCGACTACTCGGCCGGGCACATCGCCACTGACGCGGCGGCGGAACTCATCGCCGCACTCAAGAAGCGCCTGGACGACGAAACCTTCACCCTGCATCCGGGCGTGCAATATCGCCACCTGCTGGTGCAACGCGGCGGCGCGGCCACGGCCGACGCGGGGTTGACCATCCGCCCCCCCCACGACATCACGGACCAGGGGATCGCCCCGGATCTGACCGAATACGCCAAAAGTCCGGCGCTTTGGCGCATCGTGCGCGAGGCTAGCGAAATATTGCGGAGCATGTCCGGCAACGCGACGCGCGCCAATGCGGTCTGGCCCTGGGGCCAGGGCCGTTCGCTGGCTTTGCCGCGCTTCGAGGCAGCCTTCGGGCTCAAGGGAGCGGTGATCTCGGCTGTGGATCTGGTGCGTGGGCTTGGCCGCGCCTCGGGCATGGAGGTCATCGAGGTGCCCGGAGCCACTGGCCTTCTGGACACCAACTACGCGGGGAAAGTGGAAGCGGCGCTACGCTTTCTGGAGCGCGGCGATTTCGTCTACGTCCATTTGGAGGGACCGGACGAATGCGGCCATGGCGGCGACGTGGCGGGCAAGGTCGAGGCCATCCGGCGCTTCGACGCCCTGGTGCTCGATCCGCTGACACGCGCGCTGTGGGACGAGGAGGCTGTCTTCCTGACCACCTGCGACCATTTGACGCCTCTCGCCCTGCGCACCCACCACGCCGCTCCGGTGCCCTTCGCTCTCTCCTGGAAGGGCTGCTCCAGGCCATCCAGCGTGTCCGCCTTCAACGAGGATACAGCCAAGGCGACCGGCCTGCTCGTGGACCCGGGGCATACGCTTTTGTCCCGCGCCCTGGCCTGGCATGTGGATGGCCAGGGGTGA
- a CDS encoding putative bifunctional diguanylate cyclase/phosphodiesterase, with protein MHAEDNVGSPRAPRSEAALIAARAIEALAQHVAVCDASGRVVLANAAWRGFASTQPDGECFRPIVGEPCRGVRLQSPDGPVWMGEQEISDVIAGRAPEFSLRYPVSTTLGTRWFAMRVTPLGLPEGPGALVVHEDVTECADLEDELTHHALHDRLTALPNRALLLDRLNMAVKRAKRRGTANYALLYLDIDRFNVVNESLGHVSGDMLLMALAHRLLGVTKEMDTLSRFGSDEFALLLEDVESPGAVGEVAERVLERVRQPFSLKRRSVVVTMSIGIVLGSTDYENAGQVLRDAETVMHRVREGGGGRYEIFSEAMRVSAGKRLQLEMDLRKALDAGEIGVHYQPIVSLADGQLRGMEALARWRHPELGMVPPMEFIPVAEETGQIVSLGHFVLRRACTKLAELQRRYPGVEALTMNVNISGAQFARPEFADEVREVIEETGIRPGSLKLELTESVIMADARKAVDSIRALRDLGVHVVIDDFGTGYSSLSYLQRFPVSCLKVDRSFVLTMADTKGNREIVKTIIKMAHSLGLEVVAEGVEQAEQLEILAGLSCESGQGFLFSKPLDDQDLDILLHERLGSV; from the coding sequence ATGCACGCTGAGGATAACGTCGGATCGCCTCGCGCGCCTCGTTCGGAAGCCGCCCTGATTGCGGCGCGCGCGATCGAGGCGCTGGCGCAGCATGTGGCCGTTTGTGACGCCTCGGGGCGTGTGGTGCTGGCCAACGCGGCCTGGCGCGGTTTCGCGAGTACGCAGCCGGACGGAGAGTGTTTCCGGCCGATTGTGGGCGAACCCTGCCGGGGCGTCCGTCTGCAAAGCCCCGATGGCCCTGTCTGGATGGGTGAACAAGAGATTTCGGACGTCATTGCGGGCAGGGCACCGGAGTTCTCGCTTCGCTATCCCGTCTCCACAACGCTTGGCACGCGCTGGTTCGCCATGCGCGTGACCCCGCTGGGGCTGCCCGAAGGACCGGGCGCGCTCGTGGTGCATGAAGACGTCACGGAGTGTGCCGACCTCGAAGACGAATTGACGCATCACGCCCTGCACGACCGCCTCACGGCGCTGCCCAATCGCGCCCTGCTCCTGGACCGTCTGAACATGGCCGTGAAACGCGCCAAACGGCGAGGCACGGCGAACTATGCGTTGCTCTACCTCGATATCGACCGCTTCAATGTGGTCAACGAATCGCTTGGTCACGTCTCCGGCGACATGCTGCTCATGGCGCTTGCGCACCGGCTGCTCGGTGTGACCAAGGAGATGGACACTCTGTCTCGCTTCGGCAGTGACGAGTTCGCGCTCCTTCTGGAGGACGTGGAAAGCCCCGGCGCAGTTGGCGAGGTCGCCGAGCGGGTTCTCGAACGCGTGCGTCAGCCGTTCAGTCTCAAGCGCCGTTCCGTCGTCGTCACCATGTCCATCGGCATCGTCCTTGGCTCCACGGACTACGAAAACGCAGGCCAGGTGCTGCGCGACGCCGAGACGGTCATGCACAGGGTGCGCGAGGGCGGTGGCGGACGCTACGAGATTTTCAGTGAGGCCATGCGCGTGAGCGCGGGCAAACGCTTGCAACTGGAGATGGACCTGCGCAAGGCCCTGGACGCGGGCGAGATCGGCGTCCACTACCAACCCATCGTCTCGCTTGCGGACGGCCAGCTTCGCGGCATGGAAGCCCTGGCCCGCTGGCGGCATCCCGAACTCGGCATGGTTCCGCCCATGGAGTTCATCCCCGTGGCCGAGGAGACCGGGCAGATCGTCTCCCTGGGCCATTTTGTCCTGCGTCGGGCCTGCACCAAACTAGCCGAGTTGCAGCGCCGCTATCCCGGCGTCGAGGCGTTGACCATGAACGTCAACATCTCCGGCGCGCAGTTCGCCCGGCCCGAGTTTGCCGACGAAGTGCGCGAGGTCATCGAGGAGACGGGAATCCGGCCGGGCAGCCTCAAGCTCGAACTGACCGAGAGCGTGATCATGGCCGATGCCCGCAAGGCCGTGGACTCCATCCGCGCCCTGCGCGATCTGGGCGTGCACGTGGTCATCGACGACTTCGGCACGGGCTACTCCTCGCTCTCCTATCTGCAGCGCTTCCCGGTAAGCTGCCTGAAGGTGGACCGCAGCTTCGTGCTGACCATGGCGGACACCAAGGGCAACCGCGAGATCGTCAAAACGATCATCAAGATGGCGCACAGCCTGGGGCTCGAAGTGGTGGCCGAGGGCGTGGAGCAGGCCGAGCAGCTTGAAATCCTCGCGGGACTGTCCTGCGAGAGCGGGCAGGGTTTTCTCTTCTCCAAACCGCTGGACGATCAGGATCTCGACATTCTTCTGCACGAGCGCCTGGGATCGGTCTGA
- a CDS encoding cation diffusion facilitator family transporter, with protein MHHDLRRYAWLSIAASLVGLVLKFGAWHVTGSVGLFSDAVESLVNLAAGVAALIALSVARLPPDRRHAFGHGKAEYFSSALEGVLVLVAAVGIAWASVQRFLDPRELDNLGLGLVAVVAAAAVNWGTARILLRAASEHDSITLEADGRHLLTDVWTSGALVLALCILLVAPGLAFLDPLLAMLMAANIARTGVDLVRRSAGGLMDHSLPEEELDVIAQAVRRRAPARTEIHALRTRKSGRQRFADFHMLLPGETTVKESHDVCCAVEDEVRRALPRLNLTIHVEPLEEQAGGDPDMPDRRCPAAEVEDEATE; from the coding sequence ATGCACCACGATCTGCGCCGCTATGCCTGGCTGTCCATCGCCGCCTCGCTGGTCGGGCTCGTGCTCAAGTTCGGTGCCTGGCACGTCACCGGCTCGGTGGGACTTTTCTCCGACGCCGTGGAGTCATTGGTCAATCTCGCGGCCGGAGTGGCCGCGCTCATCGCCCTGAGCGTCGCCCGGCTGCCGCCGGACCGTCGCCATGCGTTTGGCCATGGCAAGGCGGAATATTTCTCCAGTGCGCTCGAAGGCGTGCTCGTGTTGGTGGCGGCCGTGGGCATCGCCTGGGCCTCGGTGCAGCGGTTCCTCGATCCGCGCGAGCTTGACAATCTGGGCCTCGGGCTTGTGGCCGTGGTCGCGGCCGCAGCCGTCAACTGGGGCACGGCGCGGATTCTGCTCAGAGCCGCGAGCGAGCACGACTCCATCACCCTTGAAGCCGATGGCAGACATCTGCTGACCGACGTCTGGACCTCGGGCGCCCTGGTCTTGGCGCTATGCATCCTGCTTGTGGCACCCGGCCTGGCGTTCCTCGATCCGCTTCTGGCCATGCTCATGGCCGCAAACATCGCCCGCACGGGCGTGGACCTCGTGCGGCGCTCGGCGGGCGGGCTCATGGACCATTCCCTGCCCGAGGAGGAACTGGACGTCATCGCCCAGGCGGTGCGCCGCCGCGCGCCGGCGCGTACCGAGATCCATGCCTTGCGCACACGCAAGTCCGGGCGGCAGCGCTTCGCCGATTTTCACATGCTCTTGCCGGGAGAAACCACGGTCAAGGAATCGCACGATGTTTGTTGCGCCGTGGAAGACGAGGTGCGGCGGGCCCTGCCGCGCCTGAATCTGACCATCCACGTGGAGCCTTTGGAGGAGCAGGCCGGAGGCGATCCGGACATGCCGGACAGACGATGCCCCGCAGCCGAGGTGGAGGACGAGGCTACTGAATGA
- a CDS encoding response regulator yields MIDGASPNSRFLVVDDSPDMRFLLSALLAPHGECDEAPDGFAALAMFTSAIETKKPYSLVLLDLMMPGRTGLETLRLLREAEDRLRLPRDGRVTALMVTAVDDPQVIWDSHFEGLASGYLVKPVKKDVLLRRLRELGVIQ; encoded by the coding sequence ATGATCGACGGCGCATCACCGAACTCAAGATTCCTGGTCGTGGACGACAGCCCGGACATGCGCTTTTTGCTCTCGGCGCTGCTCGCGCCCCATGGCGAATGCGACGAGGCACCGGACGGCTTCGCGGCACTCGCCATGTTCACTTCGGCCATCGAGACGAAGAAGCCGTACTCCCTGGTCCTGCTCGACCTGATGATGCCGGGCCGCACCGGGCTTGAGACCCTGCGGCTGCTGCGCGAAGCCGAAGACCGGCTCCGCCTGCCCAGGGACGGACGCGTCACCGCCTTGATGGTCACTGCCGTGGACGATCCGCAGGTGATCTGGGACTCCCACTTCGAGGGCTTGGCGTCCGGCTACCTGGTCAAACCGGTCAAGAAAGACGTACTTCTGCGCCGCTTGCGCGAGCTCGGCGTCATTCAGTAG
- a CDS encoding homoserine dehydrogenase translates to MDKSIVIGLAGLGTVGQGLVRILAENADLIERRIGRKVTIKRVVVRDVSRPRNVTLPEGTVLTDRLEDLIEDPEIEVVCELMGGLDAARRVIEGALAARKHVVTANKHLLAEHGQELFALAREADRCLYYEASAVGGVPVVQALKESLAGNRILKLTGIMNGTSNFILSEMTTNGLDFETALAEAQALGYAEADPSFDIDGVDTAHKLVLLTRLAYGLHYPLARLPVRGIRDVAREDIEFAREFGYRLKLIGQVREVDGKLEAGVFPALIRHTYLLARVGGNYNAVRVEGNAVGPIMLHGQGAGEMPTGSAVLADIMAIARDARKPNNTGFPENPLPLAPILDPDEAESQYYFRFQVADRPGVMAAITRVMADQNISIAQAIQKGSENSPDVPLVIITHSARARRVREAITAIDVMDFTVAPTVHYRIL, encoded by the coding sequence GTGGACAAGAGCATCGTCATCGGCCTCGCGGGGCTCGGCACGGTCGGCCAGGGTCTGGTGCGCATCCTGGCCGAGAACGCCGATCTCATCGAACGGCGCATCGGCAGGAAGGTCACCATCAAGCGCGTCGTGGTGCGCGACGTTTCGCGGCCGCGAAACGTGACCCTGCCTGAGGGGACAGTCCTCACGGACCGCCTGGAGGACCTGATCGAGGATCCCGAGATCGAGGTCGTTTGCGAACTCATGGGCGGGCTCGACGCGGCCAGACGGGTAATCGAGGGCGCGCTTGCCGCCAGGAAGCACGTGGTCACGGCCAACAAGCACCTGCTCGCCGAGCATGGCCAGGAACTCTTCGCCCTGGCCCGCGAGGCCGATCGCTGCCTGTACTACGAGGCCTCGGCCGTGGGCGGGGTGCCCGTGGTCCAGGCCCTCAAGGAATCCCTTGCGGGCAACCGCATCCTGAAGCTCACCGGGATCATGAACGGCACGTCCAACTTCATCCTCTCGGAGATGACGACCAACGGCCTGGATTTCGAAACGGCCCTGGCCGAGGCCCAGGCCCTGGGCTACGCCGAGGCCGACCCGTCCTTCGACATCGACGGCGTGGACACGGCCCACAAGCTCGTTTTGCTCACGCGTCTGGCCTACGGCCTGCACTATCCCCTCGCCCGCCTGCCCGTGCGCGGCATCCGCGACGTGGCCCGAGAGGACATCGAGTTCGCGCGCGAGTTCGGCTACCGGCTGAAGCTCATCGGCCAGGTGCGCGAGGTGGACGGCAAGCTCGAAGCGGGCGTCTTCCCGGCCCTGATCCGGCACACCTACCTCCTGGCGCGCGTGGGCGGCAACTACAACGCCGTGCGCGTGGAGGGCAACGCCGTGGGGCCGATCATGCTCCACGGCCAGGGCGCGGGCGAGATGCCCACGGGCAGCGCCGTGCTGGCCGACATCATGGCCATTGCCCGCGACGCGAGAAAGCCCAACAACACCGGGTTTCCCGAGAACCCGCTGCCCCTGGCCCCGATCCTCGACCCCGACGAGGCCGAGAGCCAGTACTACTTCCGCTTCCAAGTGGCGGACAGACCAGGCGTCATGGCGGCCATCACCCGCGTCATGGCCGACCAGAACATCTCCATCGCCCAGGCCATCCAGAAGGGAAGCGAAAACTCGCCCGACGTGCCGCTGGTCATCATCACGCACTCGGCACGGGCTAGGCGCGTGCGCGAGGCCATCACGGCCATCGACGTCATGGACTTCACGGTCGCGCCCACGGTCCACTACCGCATCCTCTAG
- a CDS encoding aminotransferase class I/II-fold pyridoxal phosphate-dependent enzyme: protein MEQFARLQRLPPYVFATVNELKMQMRRQGEDIVDLGMGNPDVPTPQHIVDKLCEASQKPANHRYSASKGIKGLRLAVANWYLRRYGVELDPDQECVVTMGSKEGLAHLMLVTLAPGDVVFAPDPAYPIHPYAAIIAGADVRRIPIGKDRDFFKDLAIATQQTWPKPKLLVINYPHNPTTELADIDFFQAIVDYARENKLMVIHDLAYADFGFDGYEPPSFLQAKGAKDVGVEFYSLTKGYSMAGWRVGFCCGNREMVQALTRIKSYLDYGIFQPIQIAAVTALNSPTECPRHIVDVYQDRRDALCEGLNRIGWEVDIPKATMFLWARIPEEFRHLGSVEFSKLLLKQGHAAVAPGLGFGHYGDDHVRFALVENRQRINQAVRGIKKALGG, encoded by the coding sequence ATGGAACAGTTCGCGCGATTGCAGCGCCTGCCTCCCTACGTCTTCGCCACGGTCAACGAGCTCAAGATGCAGATGCGTCGCCAGGGCGAGGATATCGTCGATCTGGGCATGGGCAACCCCGACGTGCCCACGCCGCAGCACATCGTGGACAAGCTTTGCGAGGCCTCGCAAAAGCCTGCCAACCACCGCTATTCCGCCTCCAAAGGCATCAAGGGGCTGCGCCTGGCCGTGGCCAACTGGTATCTCAGGCGCTACGGCGTGGAACTCGATCCCGACCAGGAGTGCGTGGTCACCATGGGCTCCAAAGAGGGCCTGGCCCACCTGATGCTCGTCACGCTCGCTCCCGGCGACGTGGTCTTCGCGCCCGATCCGGCCTATCCCATCCACCCGTACGCGGCCATCATCGCGGGCGCGGATGTGCGCCGCATCCCCATCGGCAAGGACCGCGACTTCTTTAAGGATCTGGCCATCGCCACGCAGCAGACCTGGCCCAAACCGAAGCTGCTGGTCATCAACTATCCGCACAACCCGACCACCGAGCTTGCGGACATCGACTTCTTCCAGGCCATTGTGGACTACGCCCGAGAAAACAAGCTTATGGTCATCCACGACCTAGCCTACGCGGATTTCGGTTTCGACGGCTACGAGCCACCCTCCTTCCTCCAGGCCAAGGGCGCCAAAGACGTGGGCGTGGAATTTTACTCCCTGACCAAGGGCTACTCCATGGCCGGGTGGCGCGTGGGCTTTTGCTGCGGCAACCGCGAAATGGTCCAGGCCCTGACACGCATCAAGTCCTATCTCGACTACGGCATCTTCCAGCCCATCCAGATCGCGGCCGTGACGGCCCTCAACTCGCCGACCGAATGCCCGCGCCACATCGTGGACGTCTACCAGGACCGCCGCGACGCCCTGTGCGAAGGGTTGAACCGCATCGGCTGGGAGGTGGACATCCCGAAGGCGACCATGTTCCTGTGGGCGCGCATTCCCGAGGAATTCAGGCACTTGGGCTCGGTGGAATTCAGCAAGCTCCTGCTCAAACAGGGCCATGCCGCCGTGGCCCCGGGCCTTGGCTTCGGCCATTACGGCGACGACCACGTGCGCTTCGCCTTGGTGGAGAACCGTCAGCGCATCAACCAGGCCGTACGCGGCATCAAGAAGGCGCTCGGGGGCTAG